A genomic segment from uncultured Alistipes sp. encodes:
- the recF gene encoding DNA replication/repair protein RecF (All proteins in this family for which functions are known are DNA-binding proteins that assist the filamentation of RecA onto DNA for the initiation of recombination or recombinational repair.), whose translation MYLKKLALLNFKNIRQVELAFCPGINALVGDNGAGKTNIIDAVYYLSMCKSALQMTDGQSVRHDADFFLADGAYATDSGKSESIVCSFSRKGGKVLKRNGKVYERLADHVGLIPAVIVSPADSALISDAADERRRYLNAFIAQLDRPYLQAVMRYNAVLAERNRLLKMQPDETMLQIYDRQLCEHGNKIHDRRREFVQRLQPVVAEYYRTLSGDCEQVELLYKSELNERPFEEVLQNARQRDLVNEFTTAGIHRDDLVLKIGGYPLRKYGSQGQQKSFLIALKLAQYAIVAEEKHEHPILLLDDLFDKLDAGRVEQLIRLVSAETFGQIFISDCNPTRLKRILDRAGGDYALFTVTDGDVTRDAGAKEPSEELSENPSGKPTQPAHE comes from the coding sequence ATGTACCTGAAAAAATTAGCGCTGCTGAATTTCAAAAACATCCGACAGGTGGAACTCGCCTTCTGTCCCGGAATCAATGCGCTGGTGGGGGACAACGGAGCCGGAAAAACGAACATCATCGATGCCGTTTACTACCTCTCGATGTGCAAATCCGCCCTGCAGATGACCGACGGACAGAGCGTCCGGCACGATGCCGACTTCTTCCTTGCGGACGGCGCATACGCCACCGACTCCGGAAAGAGCGAAAGCATCGTCTGCTCCTTCTCCCGCAAGGGCGGCAAGGTCCTCAAACGGAACGGAAAGGTATACGAACGGCTTGCGGACCATGTGGGTCTGATCCCCGCGGTGATCGTCTCCCCGGCCGACAGCGCCCTGATCTCCGACGCAGCGGATGAACGGCGCCGTTACCTCAATGCCTTCATCGCGCAGCTCGACCGCCCCTACCTGCAGGCCGTCATGCGTTACAACGCCGTCCTGGCCGAGCGCAACCGCCTGCTCAAGATGCAGCCCGACGAAACGATGCTGCAGATCTACGACCGCCAGCTCTGCGAACACGGGAACAAAATCCATGATCGCCGCCGGGAGTTTGTCCAGCGGCTGCAGCCCGTCGTGGCGGAATACTACCGCACGCTCTCCGGAGACTGCGAACAGGTCGAACTCCTCTACAAGTCCGAATTGAACGAACGGCCCTTCGAGGAGGTACTGCAGAATGCCCGGCAGCGGGATCTCGTCAACGAATTCACCACCGCAGGCATCCACCGCGACGACCTGGTGCTGAAGATCGGAGGCTACCCCCTGCGGAAATACGGATCGCAGGGGCAGCAGAAATCCTTCCTGATCGCCCTGAAACTCGCCCAGTACGCCATTGTCGCCGAGGAGAAGCACGAGCATCCCATCCTGCTGCTGGACGACCTCTTCGACAAACTCGATGCCGGACGGGTCGAGCAACTGATCCGCCTGGTATCGGCCGAAACCTTCGGGCAGATTTTCATCTCCGACTGCAACCCCACGCGGCTGAAGCGGATTCTCGATCGGGCCGGTGGGGACTACGCGCTCTTTACCGTAACCGACGGCGACGTCACCCGGGATGCCGGAGCGAAGGAACCGTCCGAAGAACTATCCGAGAACCCGTCCGGGAAACCGACCCAACCGGCACACGAATGA
- a CDS encoding DUF721 domain-containing protein, with protein sequence MLMGDLLDEFFKRPYVAARVAEGKLPDTWREIVGDRVADLTTELRLEKRILYVRIQSSVVRSELFYQREALKEEINRRSGVQLVNAVIIR encoded by the coding sequence ATACTGATGGGCGACCTGCTGGACGAGTTCTTCAAACGCCCCTATGTCGCCGCGAGGGTCGCCGAAGGGAAACTCCCCGATACGTGGCGGGAGATCGTCGGAGACCGTGTGGCGGATCTGACAACCGAGTTGCGGCTCGAAAAGCGGATTCTGTATGTCCGGATCCAGTCGAGTGTCGTGCGTTCCGAGCTTTTCTACCAGCGGGAGGCACTCAAGGAGGAGATTAACCGGCGTTCCGGAGTCCAACTGGTCAATGCCGTCATCATCCGCTGA
- a CDS encoding OmpA family protein: MKKIFLTFAVAIFAVSAWAEGTPKKPSFAGFVSNGFWDNWEISAGLGAGTAFSNGGNLGARSERFGFEGNVSLTKWLHPVVGVRGQLQGGWFNNFDADLGKMSWPYLFVHTDVMVNLSNWIGGYREDRAWYGVPFAGFGYMASNFTDGSQRDNHSGTNQEFAFTAGLLNKFRLSPSFDFNLELKGLLAKSDICPAGMNGAYLFGFTATAGITYRFNQRGWERGVPGYTAEDIRAFQDAVASGNAALKAAKDENARLNEQLTAAQAAAKAAEKAAAQAEAKAAAEARKVNTSAPTSIIFYDYSMSKLTAKDKTRLELTADLIKNGPKDRVYTIQGHADQQTGTAAGNKRVAENRAKNVYDFLVKCGVNPKQLTYEGLGNEPDVYKNNQKANRSVIIK, encoded by the coding sequence ATGAAAAAGATTTTCCTGACTTTCGCAGTCGCGATATTCGCGGTTTCGGCATGGGCAGAAGGAACCCCCAAGAAGCCGAGTTTTGCAGGATTCGTCTCGAACGGTTTCTGGGATAATTGGGAGATATCGGCCGGTTTGGGTGCCGGTACGGCATTTTCGAACGGTGGGAACCTGGGAGCCCGCAGCGAGCGTTTCGGGTTCGAGGGCAACGTGTCGCTGACGAAGTGGCTGCATCCGGTTGTCGGAGTCCGCGGACAGTTGCAGGGCGGCTGGTTCAACAACTTCGATGCGGATCTGGGCAAGATGTCGTGGCCGTACTTGTTCGTTCACACGGACGTGATGGTCAACCTCTCGAACTGGATCGGCGGCTATCGTGAGGATCGTGCCTGGTATGGCGTGCCGTTTGCCGGTTTCGGTTATATGGCGTCGAACTTCACCGATGGCAGCCAGCGTGACAACCACAGCGGTACGAATCAGGAGTTCGCCTTTACGGCGGGTTTGCTGAACAAGTTCCGCCTGTCGCCGTCGTTCGACTTCAACCTCGAACTGAAGGGCCTTCTGGCCAAATCGGATATTTGCCCGGCCGGCATGAACGGTGCCTACCTCTTCGGGTTTACGGCAACCGCCGGTATCACCTATCGCTTCAACCAGCGCGGCTGGGAGCGTGGCGTCCCGGGATATACGGCCGAGGATATTCGGGCTTTCCAGGATGCCGTGGCTTCGGGTAATGCGGCTCTGAAGGCTGCGAAGGATGAGAATGCCCGTCTGAACGAGCAGTTGACGGCTGCCCAGGCTGCTGCTAAGGCCGCCGAGAAGGCTGCCGCGCAGGCTGAGGCCAAAGCCGCAGCCGAGGCTCGGAAGGTGAATACTTCGGCTCCGACTTCGATTATCTTCTACGATTACAGCATGTCGAAACTCACGGCGAAGGACAAGACGCGCCTGGAGCTGACCGCCGATCTGATCAAGAACGGTCCGAAGGATCGGGTTTACACGATCCAGGGCCACGCCGACCAGCAGACGGGTACGGCTGCCGGGAACAAGCGGGTTGCCGAGAACCGTGCGAAGAATGTCTACGACTTCCTGGTTAAATGCGGTGTGAACCCCAAGCAGCTCACCTACGAGGGCCTGGGCAACGAGCCGGATGTCTACAAGAACAACCAGAAGGCCAACCGCTCGGTAATCATCAAGTAA